In Bacillus cytotoxicus NVH 391-98, the following are encoded in one genomic region:
- the whiA gene encoding DNA-binding protein WhiA, which yields MSFASETKKELTKLEMKECCEKAELSALLRMNGSLSFSNRRLSIDIQTENAAIARRIYTLLKKGYNVTVELLVRKKMRLKKNNVYIVRLVEKSREILADLQIVREDFSFIRNISQELIEKKCCKRSYLRGAFLAGGSVNNPETSSYHLEIFSLYKEHNDSICELMNGFDLNSKTLERRKGYITYLKEAEKITEFLNIIGAHNALLKFEDIRIVRDMRNSVNRLVNCETANLNKTIGAALRQIENIRYIDETVGLDILPDKLREIAQLRVNYQDVTLKELGEMVSGGKISKSGINHRLRKIDEIAEKLRAGETVVKK from the coding sequence GTGTCATTTGCTTCGGAAACAAAGAAAGAGCTCACAAAGCTTGAAATGAAAGAATGCTGTGAGAAAGCTGAGTTATCAGCATTACTTCGAATGAACGGGTCGCTTTCTTTTTCAAATCGTCGTCTATCCATAGATATTCAAACGGAAAACGCAGCAATTGCGCGAAGGATTTATACACTTTTGAAAAAGGGCTATAACGTAACGGTAGAACTACTTGTTCGAAAAAAAATGCGATTAAAGAAAAATAATGTCTATATCGTTCGGCTTGTTGAAAAATCACGCGAAATTTTAGCAGATCTTCAAATTGTTCGAGAGGACTTTTCGTTTATCCGCAATATATCACAAGAATTAATTGAGAAGAAATGTTGTAAAAGATCGTATTTACGAGGAGCATTTTTAGCAGGTGGTTCAGTAAATAACCCAGAAACATCATCTTATCATTTAGAAATCTTTTCGTTATATAAGGAACATAATGATTCTATATGTGAATTGATGAATGGATTTGATTTAAATAGTAAGACGTTGGAAAGGCGAAAAGGTTATATTACGTATTTAAAAGAGGCAGAGAAAATTACGGAATTTTTAAATATTATTGGCGCGCATAATGCACTCTTAAAATTTGAAGATATTCGTATTGTTCGCGATATGCGTAATTCCGTTAATCGCTTAGTAAATTGTGAAACAGCTAATCTCAACAAGACAATTGGTGCGGCATTAAGGCAAATTGAAAATATTCGCTACATTGATGAGACGGTTGGCCTTGATATTTTGCCAGACAAATTAAGAGAGATTGCACAACTAAGAGTTAATTATCAAGATGTAACATTGAAAGAATTAGGCGAGATGGTATCTGGAGGGAAAATTAGTAAATCAGGTATCAATCATCGTTTGCGTAAAATCGACGAAATTGCGGAGAAATTACGTGCGGGGGAAACAGTAGTAAAAAAATAA
- a CDS encoding DUF1657 domain-containing protein, with the protein MTVIANVKTCLASLKGAQASLSTLSQNTSDEEAKRVFHECMLEMDSVIADLKDRVSVLEREEPQYKGF; encoded by the coding sequence ATGACAGTTATTGCTAACGTAAAAACGTGTCTTGCTAGTTTAAAAGGTGCTCAAGCAAGCTTAAGTACTCTTTCACAAAATACTTCGGATGAAGAAGCAAAGCGCGTATTTCATGAATGCATGTTAGAGATGGATAGCGTTATCGCTGATTTAAAAGATCGAGTTTCAGTATTAGAACGTGAAGAACCTCAATATAAAGGGTTTTAA
- the clpP gene encoding ATP-dependent Clp endopeptidase proteolytic subunit ClpP translates to MNLIPTVIEQTNRGERAYDIYSRLLKDRIIMLGSAIDDNVANSIVSQLLFLESQDPEKDIHLYINSPGGSITAGMAIYDTMQFIKPNVSTICIGMAASMGAFLLAAGEKGKRFALPNSEVMIHQPLGGAQGQATEIEIAAKRILFLRDKLNKILAERTGQPLEVIERDTDRDNFMTAEKALEYGLIDRIFTNR, encoded by the coding sequence ATGAATTTAATTCCTACAGTAATTGAACAAACAAATCGTGGAGAACGCGCTTACGATATTTACTCTCGACTATTAAAAGACCGCATCATTATGCTTGGTAGCGCAATTGATGACAATGTAGCAAACTCAATCGTTTCCCAGCTTTTATTCTTGGAATCTCAAGATCCAGAAAAAGATATTCATTTATACATTAACAGCCCTGGTGGTTCTATTACAGCAGGTATGGCCATCTATGACACAATGCAGTTCATTAAGCCAAACGTATCAACTATTTGTATCGGTATGGCAGCATCTATGGGTGCATTCCTACTTGCAGCTGGTGAAAAAGGAAAACGCTTCGCACTTCCAAACAGTGAAGTTATGATCCACCAACCACTTGGTGGTGCACAAGGACAAGCAACTGAAATTGAAATCGCTGCAAAACGCATCCTATTCCTACGCGATAAATTAAACAAAATCCTTGCAGAACGCACAGGCCAACCACTAGAAGTCATCGAACGCGACACAGACCGTGACAACTTCATGACAGCCGAAAAAGCACTAGAATACGGCCTAATCGATAGAATCTTTACAAACCGTTAA
- a CDS encoding DUF421 domain-containing protein produces MSHLPEWTLVILRSVFILMILFAITKWLGKRQISQLSFFEYIAGMTIGDIAAQITTGLDQKFSHGVFAILIFAVVPFFTGLLSLKNKAARDFFEGKSTVFIKDGKVLEDNLKKEKYTSDELLELLRNKGTFSISEVEFAVLEPSGELNVLLKKDRQPLTAKDIGLKVPNEKEPQTVIMDGNVLDEPLSASGHNRAWLHAELEKLGVVIENVFLGQVDSYGQLTIDVYNDKLQMPSPQNKPLLLASLKKCQADLELFSLETKSKSASEMYSKNAKQIEHILNKVTYLLKE; encoded by the coding sequence ATGTCTCATCTACCCGAATGGACACTTGTCATTCTCCGCTCTGTATTTATATTAATGATTTTATTCGCTATTACAAAATGGTTAGGTAAAAGACAAATTTCTCAACTTTCCTTTTTTGAATATATAGCGGGAATGACAATTGGTGATATTGCTGCTCAAATCACAACAGGGCTAGATCAAAAATTTTCCCACGGTGTCTTTGCCATACTTATTTTTGCGGTAGTTCCTTTCTTCACAGGTCTTCTTTCTTTAAAGAACAAAGCAGCCAGAGATTTTTTTGAAGGAAAATCTACTGTTTTTATAAAAGATGGTAAAGTTCTCGAGGATAACTTAAAAAAAGAAAAATATACAAGCGACGAATTACTCGAGCTTCTTCGAAACAAAGGAACTTTCAGTATATCTGAAGTCGAATTTGCAGTATTGGAGCCAAGTGGTGAATTAAATGTATTATTAAAAAAAGACCGCCAACCACTTACAGCAAAAGATATCGGCTTAAAAGTACCAAACGAAAAAGAGCCACAAACTGTCATTATGGATGGTAATGTACTCGATGAGCCTCTGTCAGCAAGCGGACATAATCGAGCTTGGCTACATGCTGAACTAGAAAAACTCGGTGTCGTAATTGAAAATGTATTTCTCGGTCAAGTTGATTCGTATGGACAGCTTACAATTGATGTCTATAATGATAAACTTCAAATGCCTTCCCCGCAAAATAAACCTTTATTATTAGCATCTTTAAAAAAATGCCAAGCTGATCTAGAATTGTTCTCATTAGAAACAAAATCAAAATCAGCAAGTGAAATGTATAGTAAAAATGCAAAACAAATCGAACACATTTTAAATAAGGTAACCTACCTTTTAAAAGAATAA
- a CDS encoding YhcN/YlaJ family sporulation lipoprotein, whose amino-acid sequence MRKLGVITALLVLLFSVFTGCDNSPLDKKVKKEETKRQEQKEGPELTKMSTESFNQSISQGAKKMALSMEEIEQATAVNSNLDLYIAIKPEHHERFILKPLRSKLKKRLSDEYPTFNVRVSTDRKIFMLLDELENKIQKKRVNKDKIKKQLKLIQTEMESNT is encoded by the coding sequence ATGAGAAAACTCGGAGTGATCACCGCACTACTCGTACTCCTATTTAGTGTATTTACCGGCTGTGACAATAGCCCTTTAGATAAAAAAGTAAAAAAAGAAGAAACAAAAAGACAAGAGCAAAAAGAAGGACCTGAGTTAACAAAAATGAGCACGGAATCCTTTAATCAATCTATTTCACAAGGAGCAAAGAAAATGGCACTTTCTATGGAAGAGATTGAACAAGCTACAGCCGTTAACTCCAATTTAGATCTTTACATAGCCATCAAACCAGAACATCATGAAAGATTTATACTAAAGCCTTTACGAAGTAAACTAAAAAAACGACTGAGCGATGAATATCCAACATTTAACGTTCGCGTCAGTACCGATCGAAAAATCTTTATGCTATTAGATGAGCTGGAAAATAAAATTCAGAAGAAACGAGTAAACAAAGATAAAATTAAAAAACAATTAAAACTCATTCAAACAGAAATGGAATCTAATACGTAA
- the spoVAE gene encoding stage V sporulation protein AE has protein sequence MIFFWAFVIGGLVCVIGQLLFDIVKLTPAHTMATLVVAGAILDGFNLYEPLIDFAGAGATVPITSFGNALVHGAMEEAAKHGIVGVITGMFKVTSAGISAAIIFGFIGALLFKPKG, from the coding sequence ATGATTTTTTTCTGGGCTTTCGTCATTGGCGGTCTCGTATGTGTAATCGGTCAACTCCTGTTTGATATTGTCAAACTAACACCTGCTCATACGATGGCTACACTTGTTGTTGCTGGTGCCATTTTAGATGGGTTCAATTTATATGAGCCGTTAATTGATTTTGCTGGAGCTGGAGCAACTGTGCCAATTACGAGCTTTGGCAACGCTCTCGTTCATGGTGCAATGGAAGAAGCTGCAAAGCATGGTATTGTCGGAGTAATTACCGGAATGTTTAAAGTAACAAGCGCCGGGATATCAGCAGCAATTATTTTCGGATTTATCGGTGCACTACTATTTAAACCAAAAGGATAA
- a CDS encoding DUF1657 domain-containing protein, giving the protein MTVITKLKQTVAGLKSAQASLEGFALDTDNQQAKQLFQTAAQQTQSIIDSLNPRVEEVQQEEPQYAQQ; this is encoded by the coding sequence ATGACTGTTATTACAAAGCTAAAACAAACAGTAGCAGGTTTAAAAAGTGCACAAGCGAGTTTAGAAGGATTCGCTCTTGATACAGATAATCAGCAGGCAAAACAGCTTTTCCAAACAGCTGCACAACAAACGCAATCTATTATCGATTCTTTAAACCCACGTGTAGAAGAAGTTCAACAAGAAGAGCCTCAATATGCACAACAATAA
- the spoVAC gene encoding stage V sporulation protein AC: protein MSSKDKNLTPVQQEYKKFEQQREPKRPVLKNCIKAFFVGGFICLIGQLISTFYIYFFDFTERSAGNPTVATLIFISMLLTGFGVYDRLGQFAGAGTAVPVTGFGNSVIAACIEHRTEGFVLGVGGNMFKLAGSVILFGVFSAFVIALIKTILVQWGGL from the coding sequence ATGTCCAGTAAAGATAAAAATTTAACACCTGTACAACAAGAATATAAAAAATTCGAACAACAACGGGAGCCCAAACGTCCTGTTTTGAAAAATTGCATAAAAGCTTTTTTTGTTGGGGGATTCATTTGTTTGATCGGCCAACTGATTTCAACTTTTTACATTTATTTTTTTGATTTTACTGAGCGTTCCGCTGGAAACCCGACAGTTGCGACTCTTATTTTTATTTCCATGCTACTTACTGGCTTTGGAGTATACGACCGCCTTGGACAGTTCGCGGGAGCTGGGACAGCAGTACCTGTTACTGGATTTGGTAACTCTGTTATTGCCGCTTGTATTGAGCATCGAACAGAAGGATTTGTTCTCGGCGTCGGCGGTAACATGTTTAAGTTAGCTGGATCCGTTATTTTATTTGGTGTATTCTCCGCTTTTGTTATCGCTTTAATTAAAACCATTCTTGTTCAATGGGGAGGGCTGTAA
- the spoVAD gene encoding stage V sporulation protein AD, translated as MLQGHRTWVFENKPVIISTGVVGGPFEANGKIPEDFDTLHGDLWLGQDSYEKAHTILFEEACSRAIEKAKLRKDDIQFVLAGDLINQITPTSFACRTLGTPYLGLFGACSTSMEGLALGASIINAKGAKYLLTGASSHNTAVEKQFRYPTEYGGQKPPTAQWTVTGAGAALLSNQGNGPQVTSATIGRVVDMGLTDPFNMGGAMAPAAVDTIEAHLRDRQIDVSYYDLIVTGDLGHVGREIAYDLLHKHGLNITSEQFQDCGIIIYREGQPVLAGASGPGCSATVVYGHLLNRMRREEFKRILVVATGALLSPLTFQQGETIPCIAHAVSIEFGGAKQ; from the coding sequence ATGCTACAAGGACACCGAACATGGGTATTTGAAAATAAACCAGTTATTATCTCAACGGGAGTCGTCGGTGGCCCATTTGAAGCAAATGGCAAAATTCCTGAAGACTTCGACACTCTTCATGGAGACTTATGGCTCGGCCAAGATTCTTATGAAAAAGCACATACAATTTTGTTTGAGGAAGCTTGTAGCCGTGCGATTGAAAAAGCAAAACTCCGTAAAGATGATATTCAGTTTGTACTCGCAGGCGATTTAATTAACCAAATTACGCCAACGAGCTTTGCATGTCGTACACTTGGCACTCCTTATCTCGGATTGTTCGGAGCTTGTTCGACCTCTATGGAAGGATTGGCACTTGGAGCAAGCATTATAAATGCCAAAGGAGCAAAATATTTATTAACCGGTGCCTCAAGTCATAACACCGCAGTGGAAAAACAGTTCCGCTACCCAACGGAATATGGAGGACAAAAGCCCCCGACTGCTCAATGGACGGTAACTGGAGCTGGCGCTGCTCTTTTAAGCAATCAAGGAAATGGTCCTCAAGTAACATCGGCAACCATTGGACGTGTTGTTGATATGGGACTAACTGATCCTTTTAATATGGGAGGTGCAATGGCTCCCGCCGCTGTTGATACAATTGAAGCACATTTACGTGATCGACAAATCGATGTCTCTTACTATGATTTAATCGTAACAGGCGACCTGGGACATGTTGGACGTGAAATTGCTTACGATTTACTCCATAAACACGGACTAAACATAACGAGCGAACAATTTCAAGATTGCGGAATCATTATTTACCGAGAAGGTCAACCTGTACTAGCTGGTGCAAGTGGCCCTGGTTGTTCTGCAACCGTTGTATACGGACATTTATTAAACAGAATGAGAAGAGAAGAGTTTAAACGAATCCTTGTCGTTGCAACAGGCGCTTTGCTCTCTCCGCTTACTTTTCAACAAGGAGAAACGATTCCTTGTATCGCTCATGCTGTATCAATTGAATTTGGAGGTGCAAAGCAATGA
- a CDS encoding HPr family phosphocarrier protein, whose protein sequence is MVQKKVEVARKDGLQARPAALFVQEANRFHADIFIEKDDKTINAKSIMGVMSLAIGSGSHITITAEGSDAEEALEALVAYVQNNQ, encoded by the coding sequence GTGGTTCAAAAAAAAGTTGAGGTTGCACGAAAAGATGGTTTGCAAGCACGTCCGGCTGCGTTGTTTGTGCAAGAGGCAAATCGCTTTCATGCTGATATTTTCATTGAGAAAGATGACAAAACAATTAACGCTAAGAGTATAATGGGGGTTATGAGCTTAGCGATTGGATCTGGTAGTCACATAACAATTACGGCAGAAGGTTCAGATGCGGAAGAAGCATTAGAAGCGCTCGTTGCTTACGTGCAAAATAATCAATAA